From Campylobacter upsaliensis, the proteins below share one genomic window:
- a CDS encoding cation diffusion facilitator family transporter yields MYDYLSHQPLLKACKHDHTHAHNHADVRTMDKKILTISLTMTASMMFVQFVYALLSNSLALLSDTLHMFSDVFALALSLFALIAVQKWQNEQKTFGYFRLEVLVAFINALSIILSAIFIIYESIYKLFYPEEIDAKTMIIVAFLGLLVNAFNAFLMFKNANLDNLNIKSAFYHMMSDLLGSVVVVVGGVAVYLSGIFYIDSLLALILAFLLLRWAVILLKQSANILLESSPVDINAVKAVILEDERVEEVFDLHITQITNEMLVATMHIKTPLVSLDEFELLSQDLAKNLLEKFHIGHSTIQALRSKNAI; encoded by the coding sequence ATGTATGATTATCTCTCACATCAGCCTTTATTAAAGGCTTGTAAGCACGATCACACTCACGCTCATAATCACGCCGATGTAAGAACTATGGATAAGAAAATTTTAACGATTTCTTTAACGATGACTGCCTCGATGATGTTTGTGCAATTTGTCTATGCCTTGCTTTCAAATTCCTTAGCTCTTTTAAGTGATACCTTGCATATGTTTTCGGATGTTTTTGCTCTAGCTTTAAGTCTTTTTGCCTTAATTGCCGTGCAAAAATGGCAAAATGAGCAAAAAACCTTTGGCTATTTTCGCCTTGAAGTTTTGGTTGCTTTTATTAATGCTTTAAGTATTATTTTATCGGCGATTTTTATTATTTATGAGAGTATTTATAAGCTTTTTTATCCAGAAGAAATTGACGCTAAGACTATGATTATCGTTGCTTTTTTGGGACTTTTAGTCAATGCCTTTAACGCTTTTTTGATGTTTAAAAATGCAAATTTGGATAATCTTAACATCAAATCCGCCTTTTACCATATGATGAGTGATTTGCTTGGCTCTGTTGTGGTTGTCGTGGGGGGAGTGGCTGTGTATTTAAGTGGAATTTTTTACATCGATAGTCTTTTAGCGCTCATTTTAGCTTTTTTACTTTTGCGTTGGGCTGTGATTTTACTTAAACAAAGTGCAAATATCTTACTTGAAAGCTCTCCTGTTGATATTAATGCCGTTAAGGCTGTGATTTTAGAGGATGAAAGAGTTGAAGAGGTATTTGACTTACACATTACGCAAATTACTAATGAAATGCTAGTGGCGACTATGCATATTAAAACGCCTCTTGTTAGCCTTGATGAATTTGAGCTTTTATCGCAAGATTTGGCAAAAAATTTACTTGAGAAATTTCATATAGGACATTCGACCATACAAGCTTTAAGGAGTAAAAATGCGATTTAA
- a CDS encoding heavy-metal-associated domain-containing protein, whose amino-acid sequence MRFKIANVNCNNCVSLIKNSLESTFGAIEIDLEAKILSVNLQEKDKENFKKELSELGFELLEQL is encoded by the coding sequence ATGCGATTTAAAATAGCTAATGTGAATTGTAATAACTGCGTAAGTCTTATCAAAAATTCACTAGAAAGCACTTTTGGTGCGATTGAAATTGACCTTGAGGCTAAAATTTTAAGCGTCAATTTACAAGAAAAAGATAAAGAAAATTTTAAAAAAGAATTAAGCGAACTAGGTTTTGAACTTTTAGAGCAACTTTAA